From the Flavobacteriales bacterium genome, one window contains:
- a CDS encoding M42 family metallopeptidase: MAKKKTVTNKKSIAFLEQYLNNASPTGFESEGQKLWLNYIKPYVDDYFVDTYGTVVGVINPKAKYKVVIEAHADEISWFVHYITKDGFIYLRRNGGSDHQIAPSKRVNIHTDKGIVDAVFGWPAIHTRHGSEEKSPKLDNIFLDCGCTTKEEVEKLGVHVGCVVTYKDEFMMLNDTFYVGRALDNRVGGFMIAEVARLLKENKKKLPFGLYITNSVQEEVGLRGAQMITERIKPDVAIVTDVCHDTQTPMINKIKQGDLFCGKGPVLTYGPAVQNNLLNLIIDTADKNKIPFQRAAASRATGTDTDAFAYSTGGVASALISLPLRYMHTTVESVHKDDVDNVIKLIYHALLKIKDGHDFRYIK; encoded by the coding sequence ATGGCAAAGAAAAAAACTGTTACCAATAAAAAATCCATCGCTTTTTTAGAGCAATACCTTAACAATGCATCGCCAACAGGCTTCGAAAGTGAAGGTCAAAAGCTATGGCTAAATTATATTAAACCTTATGTAGATGATTATTTTGTTGATACATATGGCACAGTTGTTGGTGTTATTAACCCAAAAGCCAAATATAAAGTAGTAATAGAGGCACATGCTGACGAAATATCTTGGTTTGTACATTACATTACCAAAGATGGCTTCATTTATTTAAGAAGAAATGGCGGCAGTGACCATCAAATAGCACCGTCTAAAAGAGTCAATATTCATACTGATAAAGGTATTGTTGATGCAGTATTTGGTTGGCCAGCAATACACACTAGACATGGAAGCGAAGAAAAATCTCCAAAATTGGATAACATTTTCTTAGACTGTGGTTGTACTACCAAAGAAGAAGTTGAGAAACTTGGTGTTCATGTAGGTTGTGTTGTTACTTACAAAGACGAGTTCATGATGCTAAACGACACATTCTATGTAGGAAGAGCCTTAGACAATAGAGTTGGTGGCTTTATGATTGCAGAAGTAGCAAGACTTCTCAAAGAGAATAAAAAGAAATTACCTTTTGGATTGTACATAACAAACTCTGTTCAAGAAGAAGTTGGTTTGAGAGGGGCACAAATGATTACGGAAAGAATTAAACCGGATGTGGCTATTGTTACAGATGTATGTCATGATACCCAAACCCCTATGATTAACAAAATTAAACAAGGCGATTTGTTTTGTGGCAAAGGACCTGTTTTAACTTATGGTCCTGCAGTACAGAATAACCTTTTGAATTTAATTATTGACACAGCAGATAAAAATAAAATACCATTCCAAAGAGCAGCAGCATCACGTGCAACTGGTACTGATACAGATGCTTTTGCTTACTCGACAGGTGGTGTTGCCTCAGCTCTTATTTCATTACCATTGAGATATATGCATACTACTGTTGAAAGCGTACATAAAGATGATGTTGATAATGTTATCAAATTGATTTACCATGCGCTACTGAAAATAAAAGATGGACACGATTTTAGATACATCAAATAA
- a CDS encoding SRPBCC family protein gives MKFLKIILYSLLGIMFIYLISNLFFSEKFKVSTSIDIDSSPYIVYDQINNFENWENWDPWIETDTTIKMSVSDITYGVGAYRTWDSENSGNGKMEITNNDYIKQIDFRITIENNSPFMASFYLESIDNKVKVSWKNSGELPFLARIFGPVISKMMKGDHEKGLKNLKNYCETILSKSSEVKIQEWDSQKIIAIIDTCSSSNISQSLSEIYSKTFDYISTNDITAVEQPFAQYLSFPQKPGDNDWIILRAGAFLKTNIKDSLRNGMSFYQTLPKLTAQATHFGDYRTIFDTHQKIKDFCQENNYSTTGSPYEIYVTNPSQTPNPDEWQTRVIYEIE, from the coding sequence ATGAAGTTTCTCAAAATAATTCTGTACAGCTTATTAGGAATAATGTTTATTTACCTTATTTCAAATCTTTTCTTTAGTGAAAAATTTAAAGTGTCTACAAGTATTGACATCGACAGTAGCCCTTATATCGTTTACGACCAAATTAACAATTTTGAAAATTGGGAAAATTGGGATCCTTGGATAGAAACCGATACAACCATAAAAATGAGTGTCTCTGACATAACTTATGGTGTTGGTGCATACAGAACTTGGGACAGTGAAAATTCTGGCAACGGCAAAATGGAAATTACAAACAATGACTACATTAAACAAATTGATTTCAGAATTACAATAGAAAATAATAGTCCTTTTATGGCTTCATTTTATTTGGAATCCATTGACAATAAGGTAAAGGTAAGTTGGAAAAATAGTGGTGAATTACCCTTTTTAGCACGTATCTTTGGACCCGTCATTAGCAAAATGATGAAAGGTGACCATGAAAAAGGACTTAAAAACCTTAAAAATTATTGTGAAACTATTCTATCAAAAAGTAGCGAGGTAAAGATACAAGAATGGGATTCGCAAAAAATCATTGCAATAATCGATACTTGCTCTAGCTCAAATATTAGTCAATCATTAAGTGAAATATATAGTAAAACCTTTGATTATATATCCACAAATGACATAACCGCTGTTGAACAACCCTTTGCGCAATACCTGTCATTCCCTCAAAAACCAGGTGATAATGACTGGATTATTTTAAGAGCAGGAGCTTTTCTAAAAACTAACATCAAAGACTCCTTGAGAAATGGAATGAGCTTCTATCAAACATTACCTAAACTAACAGCACAGGCTACTCATTTTGGAGACTATCGAACAATTTTTGACACGCATCAAAAAATTAAAGACTTCTGTCAAGAAAATAATTATTCGACTACTGGTAGTCCGTATGAAATCTATGTTACTAACCCTAGCCAAACACCTAATCCTGATGAATGGCAAACACGGGTTATCTACGAAATAGAATGA
- the mnmD gene encoding tRNA (5-methylaminomethyl-2-thiouridine)(34)-methyltransferase MnmD has product MLNLKIIATNDGSKTLKITKWNEHYHSTHGAISEAQHVYIKNGLDRIKSKEISIFEMGFGTGLNTFMTYLYGLKNQRTINYYAIEKEPLSLELVNQLDYVDLLDAFSEEHIFNKLHTSSWDMLTDISTHFHLFKIHNTIQKYEFDTTFDLIFYDAFGFRVQPELWQKDIFEKLVKSLKRGGVLVTYCAKGEVKRILKSLGMEVESLAGPPGKKEMIRAIRL; this is encoded by the coding sequence ATGCTAAACTTGAAAATCATAGCGACAAATGACGGAAGTAAAACCCTAAAAATCACTAAATGGAATGAACATTATCACTCCACTCATGGTGCAATTAGCGAGGCTCAGCATGTTTACATAAAAAATGGTCTTGATCGTATTAAATCTAAAGAAATATCAATCTTTGAAATGGGCTTTGGTACTGGTTTGAATACTTTTATGACATACCTTTACGGCTTAAAAAATCAGCGTACCATAAACTACTATGCTATTGAAAAAGAACCCTTATCTCTTGAGTTAGTCAATCAGTTGGATTATGTCGATTTATTAGATGCATTTTCTGAAGAACATATCTTTAACAAATTGCATACAAGTTCTTGGGATATGCTTACTGATATTTCAACTCATTTTCATTTATTCAAAATACACAATACCATTCAGAAATATGAATTTGACACCACTTTTGATTTAATTTTTTACGATGCCTTTGGTTTTCGTGTTCAGCCTGAATTGTGGCAAAAAGATATCTTCGAGAAGTTGGTCAAAAGTTTAAAAAGAGGTGGTGTTTTGGTAACATATTGTGCAAAAGGGGAAGTCAAACGCATTTTGAAATCTTTAGGAATGGAGGTAGAATCTCTAGCAGGACCACCCGGTAAAAAAGAAATGATACGAGCGATTCGTTTGTAA
- the radC gene encoding DNA repair protein RadC: MSHKKLTIKSWSEDDRPREKLISKGAKSLSNAELIAILIGSGNNKQSAVDLSKHILSQCGGKLSVLSKMTINDLTQFKGIGQAKAISIMASSELAKRKSLEVQSEIKKIKSSQDAYNFMKYHLHDLNHEQFWIMLLSRSNSVIHFTKISQGGLSATLVDPKLIFSIALEWKASGLILFHNHPSGNLQASESDKKLTQKIVKSAELLEINVLDHIIVGQNTYFSFADEHEL, translated from the coding sequence ATGAGCCATAAAAAACTAACTATAAAGTCGTGGTCTGAAGACGATAGACCAAGAGAAAAACTCATTTCCAAAGGAGCTAAATCATTAAGTAATGCAGAATTAATAGCCATACTTATCGGCTCTGGAAATAACAAACAATCAGCCGTAGATTTATCAAAACATATTTTGTCGCAATGTGGTGGCAAACTTTCAGTTTTATCAAAGATGACTATCAATGATTTGACACAATTTAAAGGTATTGGACAGGCCAAAGCCATTAGCATTATGGCATCTTCAGAGCTTGCTAAAAGAAAAAGTTTAGAAGTGCAGTCAGAAATAAAAAAGATTAAATCTAGTCAAGACGCTTATAATTTTATGAAATATCATTTACATGATTTGAATCACGAACAATTTTGGATTATGTTATTGAGCCGTTCCAATAGTGTTATACATTTTACTAAAATTAGTCAAGGCGGTCTTAGTGCAACTCTAGTCGACCCCAAGTTAATATTCAGTATTGCGTTAGAGTGGAAAGCCAGTGGATTGATATTGTTTCATAATCACCCGTCAGGTAATTTACAAGCTAGTGAAAGCGATAAAAAATTGACTCAAAAGATAGTTAAATCGGCAGAATTATTAGAAATTAACGTACTCGACCATATAATTGTGGGGCAAAACACTTACTTTAGCTTTGCAGACGAACACGAGCTCTAA
- a CDS encoding YHS domain-containing protein produces MKKLFFFFFLFFSISTYSQNDNLHLNLNKKNIAIDGYDLVAYFKLNESKTGKKEFKYTYQGAHYFFSSESHMQSFKINPKKYLPKFGGWCAFSMAIDGEKERVDPKSFLIIDGELYLFYEYYFNDKKEKWLESNSDLKKQAEQNWKKITN; encoded by the coding sequence ATGAAAAAGCTATTCTTTTTTTTCTTCCTTTTTTTTAGTATTAGCACTTATTCTCAAAATGACAATCTCCATCTGAACCTAAATAAGAAAAACATAGCTATTGATGGTTACGATTTAGTTGCTTACTTTAAACTAAACGAATCAAAAACTGGTAAAAAAGAATTCAAATACACTTACCAAGGCGCACACTACTTTTTTTCTTCCGAAAGCCATATGCAAAGCTTTAAAATTAACCCTAAAAAGTACCTTCCAAAATTTGGAGGTTGGTGTGCTTTCAGCATGGCTATAGATGGGGAAAAAGAAAGAGTAGATCCTAAAAGTTTTTTAATTATAGATGGGGAATTATACCTGTTCTACGAATACTATTTCAACGATAAAAAAGAGAAGTGGCTAGAAAGTAATAGTGACTTAAAAAAACAAGCTGAACAGAATTGGAAAAAGATTACGAATTAA
- a CDS encoding 3-phosphoshikimate 1-carboxyvinyltransferase: MDFLISHTSKSINADLILPPSKSISNRALIIQALCQSKPALFNLSQSSDTQSLIKALQTTSNTIDVGDSGTSMRFLTAYLSQQKGSYILTGSERMKERPIGHLVEALNSIGADINYLEKDGFPPLAINGKTLEGGKVDISTSVSSQFVSALLLIAPTLKKGLSLSLKGELLSKPYIKMTLDIMRYFGIQSTWTDNIIQIKAQDYKNNDLSIEADWSALAFVLQSISIAKSAQVNISGLSKDSWQGDSYVLNLFEKFGLQHEFKNNTLYVKKFNKGFNGDYNVNLIDTPDLAQAYCCALSALSKSAKIKGLNNLKLKESHRLKALHIELNKIGQLSRYSEDTIQLESSVLHTPTESFDSHNDHRMAMCLAPFALLFDIKIKNIEVVNKSYPSYWEDLKKMGFIISPLTHSNS; encoded by the coding sequence ATGGATTTTTTGATTTCACATACTAGTAAATCGATTAATGCTGACCTTATCCTTCCTCCCTCTAAAAGCATAAGCAATAGAGCCCTCATTATACAGGCTTTATGCCAATCTAAACCCGCACTTTTTAACCTCTCACAATCTAGCGACACACAATCTCTAATTAAAGCATTACAAACGACCTCTAATACTATTGATGTTGGTGACTCAGGTACAAGTATGCGATTTCTCACGGCTTACCTTAGTCAGCAAAAAGGTAGTTATATTTTGACAGGTAGTGAACGAATGAAAGAACGTCCCATCGGCCATTTAGTGGAGGCCTTAAATAGTATTGGCGCTGATATAAATTACTTAGAAAAAGATGGCTTTCCTCCTTTAGCCATTAATGGAAAAACTTTAGAAGGAGGAAAAGTAGATATTTCTACATCTGTTAGCAGTCAGTTTGTTTCTGCTCTTTTATTAATTGCACCCACACTAAAAAAAGGACTTTCATTATCCTTAAAAGGTGAGCTACTGTCCAAGCCATATATTAAAATGACCTTAGACATTATGCGATATTTTGGTATTCAATCGACTTGGACAGATAATATCATTCAGATAAAAGCTCAAGACTATAAAAATAATGATTTGAGTATTGAAGCAGATTGGAGTGCCCTAGCTTTTGTCTTACAAAGCATATCCATTGCCAAATCAGCTCAAGTTAATATTTCTGGTCTCTCAAAAGATAGTTGGCAAGGCGATAGTTATGTTCTGAATTTATTTGAAAAATTTGGACTACAACACGAATTTAAAAACAATACACTTTATGTCAAGAAGTTTAATAAGGGTTTCAATGGCGATTACAATGTTAATCTAATAGATACCCCTGATTTAGCCCAAGCCTATTGTTGTGCTCTATCGGCACTATCAAAATCAGCAAAAATTAAGGGGTTAAACAACCTTAAACTAAAAGAAAGCCATCGCCTAAAAGCACTTCATATTGAATTGAATAAAATAGGTCAACTTAGTCGTTATTCCGAGGATACTATACAACTAGAGTCGTCTGTTTTGCATACTCCAACAGAAAGTTTTGATAGCCATAATGATCATAGAATGGCTATGTGCCTAGCCCCTTTTGCTTTACTTTTTGATATTAAAATAAAGAATATAGAGGTGGTCAATAAATCGTATCCTAGTTATTGGGAAGACCTAAAAAAGATGGGATTTATAATATCTCCTCTAACTCACTCAAACAGTTAA
- a CDS encoding polysaccharide deacetylase family protein yields MLIYTPKITSRIQYSFQLIFDTVWKMDYQLTEDAEVFLSHQGAKLNYSNKQFADECFLKTYGLLSEKGILDQELIFDTWSELPIFFQVKDSFLPFDVFSASFYLVSRYEEYLPHIKDHYERFTAKESLALKHDFLHRPLINLWLKEFRKLLERKFPSLEFPKTQFTYQSTIDVDNAYCFLEKGFVRTTASFIRSAIQLDKDAIKERKDVLLGKLPDPYDTFEYQLKLNEKYGIDVVYFVLLADYALNDKNCSVYSRKFQLLIKHLADYAEVGIHPSFASNKSFDTLSIEKKRLENILKKEVKLSRQHFLKLEIPKTYRNLLELSISDDYTMGYAAHLGFRASICTPFYFYDLEVESSTKLKVHPFSVMDATLKYYLKSQPNEALRKIQLIIDEVKSVNGHFISLWHNETWSDYKEWKGWIHLYEQMLQYIKK; encoded by the coding sequence ATGCTGATTTATACACCTAAAATAACAAGTAGAATACAATATAGCTTTCAGCTTATTTTCGATACGGTTTGGAAAATGGATTATCAACTCACCGAAGATGCTGAAGTTTTTCTTTCTCATCAAGGTGCTAAACTTAATTATTCTAATAAACAATTTGCAGATGAATGTTTTCTAAAAACCTATGGATTGCTATCTGAAAAAGGTATTTTAGATCAGGAGTTAATTTTTGATACATGGAGTGAATTACCGATCTTTTTTCAAGTCAAAGATTCTTTTTTACCTTTTGACGTATTTTCAGCCTCTTTTTATTTAGTATCTCGATACGAAGAATACTTGCCACACATAAAAGACCACTATGAGCGTTTTACGGCCAAAGAAAGTCTAGCTTTAAAGCACGATTTTTTACACCGCCCTCTTATCAATTTATGGCTCAAGGAATTTAGAAAGCTTCTCGAAAGAAAATTTCCATCATTAGAGTTTCCAAAAACTCAATTTACTTATCAATCCACCATAGATGTTGATAATGCTTATTGTTTTTTAGAAAAAGGCTTTGTTAGAACAACAGCCTCTTTTATACGTTCGGCAATACAGCTAGACAAAGATGCTATTAAGGAACGCAAAGATGTATTATTAGGTAAATTGCCTGACCCTTATGATACTTTTGAATATCAGCTAAAGTTGAATGAAAAGTATGGTATTGATGTTGTGTATTTTGTTTTGTTGGCAGATTATGCTTTGAATGATAAAAACTGTTCGGTTTACAGTAGAAAATTCCAATTGTTAATTAAACATTTAGCAGATTATGCTGAAGTAGGAATACACCCCTCATTCGCTTCCAATAAAAGTTTTGATACACTATCAATAGAAAAAAAGCGTTTAGAAAATATTCTTAAAAAGGAAGTAAAGTTATCAAGACAACATTTTTTAAAGTTGGAAATACCCAAAACATATAGAAACCTTTTGGAATTGTCTATAAGTGATGACTATACTATGGGCTATGCTGCACATTTAGGTTTTAGAGCCAGTATATGTACGCCTTTTTATTTTTACGACTTGGAGGTGGAGTCGTCTACCAAACTTAAAGTTCATCCTTTTTCAGTAATGGACGCTACTCTTAAATATTACTTAAAATCTCAACCTAATGAAGCCCTAAGAAAAATTCAATTAATTATTGATGAAGTAAAAAGTGTAAATGGGCATTTCATTTCCTTATGGCATAATGAGACATGGAGTGATTATAAAGAATGGAAAGGCTGGATTCACCTTTATGAGCAAATGCTACAATACATCAAAAAGTGA
- a CDS encoding 30S ribosomal protein S20: MANHKSAKKRIRQTAKRNAANSYYHKTARNAVRKLRATTDKKEATALLPALESMLDKLTKRNIIHKNKAANLKSKLAKHVNSL; this comes from the coding sequence ATGGCTAATCACAAGTCAGCAAAGAAAAGAATAAGACAAACAGCAAAGAGAAATGCTGCTAATAGTTATTATCACAAAACAGCTCGTAATGCTGTAAGAAAGTTAAGAGCTACTACCGATAAGAAAGAAGCTACAGCTTTATTACCTGCTTTAGAGTCTATGTTAGATAAACTGACTAAAAGAAATATCATTCACAAAAACAAAGCTGCTAATTTAAAATCTAAGTTAGCTAAGCATGTGAATAGTCTATAA
- a CDS encoding branched-chain amino acid aminotransferase, which yields MEITKTIQSKIEQTDFDNLSFGKCFSDHMFSISFKNNEWQKPEILPYGPLSLNPGTHVFHYGQAIFEGMKAYKNEQGETLLFRPLENLKRLNHSADRLCMPRIDEAIFMQGLTTLLEIDKDWIPHSDSMSLYIRPFMIAESEFIRATPASEFKFMIITSPTSTYYAGKTNLKIEQKYARSVVGGTGFAKAAGNYAASFAPTKKAQNEGFTQIIWTDAISHEYIEECGTMNIMFRIDDKIITPELSESILGGITRDSIITIAKQKGIEVEERRISVSEIIEHYNNGRLKEAFGVGTAVTLNPINSITFNDTVIHIEEINQNSYATVLKSELLGIQYGKIEDVNGWTFKV from the coding sequence ATGGAAATTACTAAAACAATACAATCTAAAATAGAGCAAACAGACTTCGATAATTTGTCGTTTGGCAAGTGTTTTAGTGACCATATGTTTAGCATATCTTTTAAAAATAATGAATGGCAAAAGCCTGAAATACTTCCTTATGGACCACTAAGTTTAAACCCAGGAACACACGTTTTTCATTATGGTCAAGCTATCTTTGAGGGAATGAAGGCTTATAAAAACGAACAAGGAGAAACCCTTTTATTTAGACCTCTAGAAAACTTAAAAAGACTAAATCATTCTGCCGACAGGTTGTGTATGCCTAGAATTGACGAAGCCATCTTCATGCAAGGCCTAACTACATTATTAGAAATTGATAAAGATTGGATACCTCATTCTGATAGTATGTCTTTATATATTCGCCCATTTATGATTGCCGAAAGCGAATTCATTCGAGCTACTCCAGCAAGTGAGTTTAAATTTATGATTATAACCTCTCCAACATCTACTTATTATGCTGGAAAAACAAATCTGAAAATTGAGCAAAAATACGCCCGTTCTGTTGTCGGTGGAACAGGCTTTGCCAAAGCAGCAGGTAACTATGCCGCTTCCTTTGCCCCTACCAAAAAAGCGCAAAATGAGGGCTTTACACAAATTATATGGACAGATGCCATAAGTCATGAATACATTGAAGAATGTGGAACTATGAATATCATGTTCAGAATAGATGATAAAATCATCACTCCCGAATTGAGTGAAAGCATATTAGGCGGAATTACTCGAGATAGTATCATTACTATTGCCAAACAAAAAGGTATTGAGGTTGAAGAAAGAAGAATTTCAGTTTCTGAAATTATAGAACACTATAACAACGGTCGTTTAAAAGAAGCTTTTGGCGTTGGCACAGCAGTAACCCTAAATCCAATAAACTCCATTACTTTTAACGATACGGTAATACATATTGAAGAAATAAACCAAAACTCTTACGCTACCGTACTAAAAAGTGAATTGCTGGGCATTCAATACGGCAAGATTGAAGATGTTAATGGCTGGACGTTTAAGGTTTAA
- a CDS encoding noncanonical pyrimidine nucleotidase, YjjG family has translation MYKHLFFDLDRTLWDFEKNSNEVLLELYQHYDLLTKGIVDSKVFIERYKHHNEKLWDLYRQNKIEKEKLRDERFKITLDEFGVNSPELAANLGEDYVANCPKKTNLFPYVHSTLNYLKDRYILHIITNGFEEVQYQKLENSNLIDYFEQIITSEQVGFKKPSQQIFKFSLLKAFAKPSDSLMIGDDLHADILGAKDMGMAQVFFNPLKIEHSNSEITYEINCLSELEEIL, from the coding sequence ATGTACAAACATCTTTTCTTTGATTTAGATAGAACACTGTGGGATTTTGAAAAGAATTCTAACGAAGTTTTGCTAGAATTATATCAACATTATGACTTGCTGACCAAGGGAATTGTCGATAGCAAAGTATTTATTGAAAGGTATAAGCACCATAATGAAAAACTATGGGATTTATATCGACAAAATAAAATTGAAAAGGAGAAGCTAAGAGACGAGCGATTTAAAATTACCTTAGATGAGTTTGGTGTTAATAGTCCAGAATTAGCTGCTAATTTAGGTGAAGACTATGTTGCTAATTGTCCTAAGAAGACCAATTTATTCCCCTATGTACACTCTACTCTAAACTACCTTAAGGATAGGTATATATTACACATTATTACTAACGGTTTTGAAGAAGTCCAATATCAGAAGTTAGAAAACAGCAATTTAATTGATTATTTTGAGCAGATTATTACCTCAGAACAAGTAGGATTTAAAAAACCTAGCCAACAAATTTTCAAGTTTTCTTTGCTTAAAGCTTTTGCTAAACCATCTGATAGTTTGATGATAGGTGACGATTTACATGCCGATATTTTAGGTGCTAAAGATATGGGTATGGCACAAGTATTTTTTAATCCTTTAAAAATCGAACACTCTAATTCTGAGATTACTTACGAAATTAACTGTTTGAGTGAGTTAGAGGAGATATTATAA
- a CDS encoding YceI family protein, whose translation MKKIALAISTLLIFSGFTFIHVDTYKANIKTSNLVWHGEKLNAKHFGNIQLQSGELRINCDGRLVGAKFVINMRSITNQDIESKQYKAMLVDDLKSSRFFDVEKYPEAIFQLLRSTPLGNNKFNLLGQLNIKGKLAPVNIPLELKYQDNGKVIAVGECSFDRTKYGLKYGSNSFFDNLGDEAISDIIRLEFEIELEK comes from the coding sequence ATGAAAAAAATAGCTTTAGCTATAAGTACCCTATTAATTTTTAGTGGATTTACTTTCATTCATGTAGATACCTACAAAGCCAATATCAAGACTAGTAATTTAGTTTGGCATGGAGAAAAGTTAAATGCTAAACACTTTGGAAACATTCAACTTCAAAGTGGTGAACTTAGGATAAATTGCGACGGAAGATTAGTAGGTGCAAAATTCGTAATCAACATGAGGTCTATTACTAACCAAGATATTGAATCCAAGCAATACAAAGCAATGCTGGTTGATGATTTGAAAAGCAGTAGATTCTTCGATGTTGAAAAATACCCTGAAGCTATTTTCCAACTCTTAAGGTCAACACCATTAGGAAATAATAAGTTTAATCTTCTAGGTCAACTCAACATCAAAGGTAAGCTAGCCCCTGTTAATATTCCTCTTGAACTGAAATATCAAGACAATGGTAAGGTAATAGCAGTTGGCGAATGTAGTTTTGACCGAACTAAATATGGATTAAAGTACGGCTCCAATTCTTTCTTTGACAACTTAGGAGATGAAGCTATTTCAGACATTATCAGACTCGAATTCGAAATTGAATTAGAAAAATAA
- a CDS encoding nucleoside triphosphate pyrophosphohydrolase family protein translates to MIDKINKVKKFHEVFLIGNEDTPKAIVDESTFLLRHRLMQEENEEYLEACQNGDMVEIADALGDMLYIWCGTVLKHGMQDVIGEIFDEIQRSNMSKLDENNQPIFREDGKVLKGANYFKPDIKGILEKHVKSL, encoded by the coding sequence ATGATTGACAAAATTAACAAGGTAAAAAAGTTTCATGAAGTTTTCTTAATCGGTAACGAAGACACACCTAAAGCTATTGTTGATGAATCTACTTTTTTATTGAGACACCGTTTAATGCAGGAGGAAAATGAAGAGTATTTAGAGGCTTGTCAAAATGGCGATATGGTAGAAATTGCAGACGCCTTAGGTGATATGCTATACATATGGTGTGGTACAGTTTTAAAGCATGGCATGCAAGATGTTATTGGTGAAATTTTTGATGAAATTCAAAGAAGTAATATGTCAAAACTTGATGAAAATAATCAGCCAATATTTAGGGAAGATGGTAAAGTTTTGAAGGGAGCAAATTACTTCAAGCCCGATATCAAAGGTATTTTGGAAAAGCATGTTAAAAGTTTATAG
- a CDS encoding GNAT family N-acetyltransferase, with amino-acid sequence MLKVYRLNVDDDKFSDVRQVRNEVFVVEQGVSESDEHDDFESSARHYLITKNDVSCGVARWRNTDKGIKLERFAVLAKFRGSGVGKRLVEEVLKDVLPMKQKVYLHAQIQTVDFYQKLSFEIDGDLFEEAGIKHYKMTFKP; translated from the coding sequence ATGTTAAAAGTTTATAGACTAAATGTTGATGACGATAAGTTTTCTGATGTTCGGCAAGTCAGAAATGAGGTATTTGTTGTTGAACAAGGAGTTAGCGAGTCTGATGAACACGATGATTTTGAGTCTTCAGCAAGACATTACTTAATAACAAAGAATGATGTCAGTTGTGGGGTTGCTCGATGGAGAAACACCGATAAAGGTATAAAGCTTGAACGTTTTGCAGTGCTTGCTAAATTTAGGGGCAGTGGCGTGGGAAAACGTCTTGTTGAAGAAGTATTGAAAGATGTTTTGCCTATGAAACAAAAGGTTTACCTACATGCTCAGATACAGACCGTAGATTTTTATCAAAAGTTAAGCTTTGAAATAGATGGAGATCTATTTGAAGAGGCGGGTATTAAGCATTACAAAATGACATTTAAACCTTAA